Within the Arthrobacter sp. UKPF54-2 genome, the region CGGAGACGGCGACGCCGTTCTCCTTCAACCAGCCGGACCGGCCCACCGTGACGAGGCGGCCGTCCACACTGCCGCGGACACCGCCGCCCGGCGCGGAGTGGAAGCCGGTGACGGCGGGCAGCTCGGCGGCGCCGCCGTCGCTCTGCCGGCTGGCAGCGAGTGCCGCCGCCGCGATGGCCCGGGCGACGGGATGCTCGGAGGCGGCCTCCGCCGCGCCGGCAAGCCGCAGGACGTCGCTTTCGCTAAAGGGGGCGAAGGCGCGGGTGCCGTCCACGGCGAGGTGGCCGGTGGTGACGGTGCCGGTCTTGTCCAGCAGGATGGTGTCCACGGTGCGGGTGTCCTCGAGCACCTGCGGGCCCTTGATCAGGATGCCCATCTGTGCTCCGCGGCCGGTCCCGGTGAGCAGGCCGACCGGGGTGGCCAGACCGAGCGCGCACGGGCAGGCGATGACCAGCACGGCGACGGCGGCGGTGAAAGCGGCGCGGAGCTCGGCGTCGTTGACGGCTGGACCGGCCGCGAGCAGCCAGGCGCCGAAGGTGGCCACGGCGATGGCGAGGACCACGGGGACGAAGACGGCGCTGATCCTGTCCGCCAGCCGGGCGATCGGCGCCTTCCCGGACTGCGCCTGGGAGACCAGCCGGCCCATCTGGGCGAGGGTGGTGTCTGCGCCCACCCGGGTGGCACGGACCAGGATCCGCCCGGAGGTGTTGATCGTGGCGCCGGTGACCGGGCTGTCCGGCCCGACCTCCACCGGCACCGATTCCCCGGTGACGAGCGAGGCGTCCACGGCGGACGTACCCTCGACCACCATCCCGTCGGTGGCGATCTTCTCGCCGGGCCGCACGACCAGGACGTCCCCGACCCGGAGCTTGTCCGCGGGCACCTTGAACTCCAGGCCGTCCCGCAGCACGGCCGCGTCCTTGGCGCCCAGGTCCAGCAGGGCCTTGAGCGCGTCGCCGGCCTTCTGTTTGGCGTTGGCCTCCAGGTAGCGGCCTAACAGCAGGAAGGTGGTGACGACGGAGGCGACCTCGAAGTACAGTCCGCCGGAGCCCATGCCTTCCATGCCCGGGTGCTCGGTGAGGCGGGGATCGGCCAGCAGCTGCCACGCCGAGAAAGCGTAGGCGGCCGTGACTCCGAGTGAGACGAGCGTGTCCATGGTGGAGGACAGGTGCCGGGCGTTCACGGCGGCGGCCCGGTGGAACGGCCACGCCGCCCAGCTGACCACGGGCAACGCCAGGGCACCGGCCACCCAGCCCCAGTTCGGGAACTGGAAGGCCGGGAACATCGAGATTAGGAACACCGGGACGGTCAGGACGGCCGCGGCCGCCAGCCGGGGCCCCAGCGCCGTCGCCGGGCTCGCGGCCGGCGCTTCGGCTGCCGCGTCCCGTGGAGTCTTGAGGGTGGCCTTGTAGCCGGCCGCGTTCACGGTGGCGGTGATTTGCTCGTCCGTGATGCCCGCCGGAACGGTGACCCGGGCGGACTCCAGCGGCAGGTTGACCGAGGCGGTGACGCCGTCGAGCTTTCCGAGCTTGCGTTCGACCCGGCCCACACAGGAGGCGCAGGTCATGCCCTCGATGTCGAGTTCAATCACCCGGCTCCCGGGCTGGTCCAGCAGTTGCGCGTTGCTCACGGTATGTCCCCCTTCGGTCCTGCTCGGTAAGAAGTGCTGCCCGGCGGCGGGCTCAGGCCTCGTTCGCGACCACCAGGTAGCCGGCTTCGGCGACCGCTTCGCCGATCTCGGCGGGCGAGAGCGGCTTGTCCGAGGTGATCGTCACGGTGGAGACGCCGCCGGCGTTCAGGTCGACGTCGACGCTTTCGACGCCGGCCAGCGCCTCGAGTTCCTCGGAGACGGAGGACACGCAGTGCCCGCAGGTCATGCCGGATACCTCAACGGTGGTGGAAACGGTGCTCATGGCTTGCTCCTTGGTGGGGGCCTGGGGGTTGCCCAGCCCGATGGTGTGGTGAGTGGTGTTGCCGCTACCGCAGCAGGCGCCCGATGGCATCGGTGGCCTCCTTCACTTTGAAGTCGATGGCTTCAGCCCGAAGTTCCGGATCCGGCTCCGCGGCCGCACCGACCACGCAGTGGCCGATGTGCTCTTCCACCAGCCCGAGGCTGACGGCGTGCAGGGCCTTGGTGACCGCGGCGACCTGGGTCAGGATGTCGATGCAGTACTTGTCCTCATCGACCATCCGGGCGATGCCGCGGACCTGGCCCTCGATCCGTTTGAGCCGCTTGAGGTAGGCATCCTTGTTGGCGGAGTAGCCGTGCTGCTGGGACTCGGTGTCGTCCAGGGCGGCCGTGGCGGAGGCTTCGGACTCGTTCATGTCCTCAACATATACCCCCTAGGGGTATCTGGCAAGTACCCTCCGGGGGTATCACGGACGGTCCCGGAAATTAAAGAGCTCCGGAGTGCGTTATTGGGGGATACGCACTCCGGAGCAGCTATGGGGTAGGGGGTTTTCCACCTACGAATTAAACCTTACTTGGCGGTAGCGACGATGCGCCAGCACCTCGAATAACTACTTTCGCTTTATTTTCCCGTGCCCGGCCTGGACCCGGATTGCGGGGAGACCGGCCCCTCGGCGGACAGCTGGGCGGCGTGGAAATCGAAGTGGTCAACCGGGTAGGCGTAGACGTCGGCCAGCGACATCCTGGCGCGGAAAAACGGATCCCAGCGCTCGGTCAAAGCGGCCGGAGCTGTCAAAGGCTCCGGAGAGTCCGGGGCGGCCTTCGGGAACGGCGGGGTCAGCTTCCACGGCGGGAGCTGCCCGGTCCGCCGGACCGGGCAGGGACGATCAGGATGGGCCGGTCCTGATGGTGGCTCAGCCAGGCGGCCACCGAGCCGTTCAGGGCGGCGGTGATCCGGTGCCCCAGCCCGGGTTCCGGGGTGCCCACCACAATCATGGCCGCGGCGGCGTCCGCCGCCAGCCGCCCGAGCGCCCGGGCCGGATCCCCCGCCAGGGTCCGCAGGCTCCATTCGACGCCGGGGCCGTCGCAGACGGCGGCAATCTCGGTCCGCAGGCGTTCCGTCTGTGCACGGATTTCCTCGTTGTCCGCCTCGGGATGCAGCGAGAGCCGGTGGGCCGAGCGGGCCGGATCCCACTCCACCAGGTAGCTGGCCTCGTCGACGAACGCGCAGACCAGCGGTGCGGCAAGGACGCGGGCCAGTTCCACGGCGGTTTCGAGCACCTCCGGCGACCGTCCGGGGAGGACACCGACGACCAGCGGTGCGTGGGGCGTGCGCTCTGCGGGCATAGCCCATTCTTGCCCCCGGCGGGGCTGCCCGGCTAGGGCCATCCTGCCCGAGGCAGCCCTTGATCGGCTCCGCCGCCGGGCCTACGGTTGAAGGACAGGGGAGGCGGGCAGCATGGACATCTATATGTGGTGGCTGGACCTGGACCTGGCCAGCAAGGAGTGGCTGCGGGAGAACCTGCGCGCTGCCGAGTTGCCGCTGCCGGTGCTGCAGGGCATCGCCGAGGCCGGCGGACCGCACCCGGACCGGGCCACCGGGGTGCTGAGCGCCGCCGACTGGGACTTCGTAGAGACCCAGTCCGAGTTCGTCGACTGACCCGGGCAAAACCATTGCGGCGGTCCGGCCGGGGTGGTTGCATGTAGGGCATGGCTACCGCAGAGAGTTACCTCCTGGCGATTGGAACCAAAAAAGGCCTGTGGCTGGCAACCAGCCCGGACCGCCAAAACTGGGCCCTGTCCGGCCCGCACTTCCTGATGAGCGAGATCCCCAGCATCGGCATCGACACCCGCGGCGGCCGGACGCGGATCCTGGTCGGGGTCCGCTCGGAGCACTGGGGCCCAACGGTGTTCCACTCCGACGACCTCGGCGACACCTGGCACGAGCCGGAAAACGGCGCCATCCGCTTCCCCGAGGGCACCGACGCCGCGCTGGAGCGGGTCTGGCAGATCCATCCCGACGCCGAGTCCCGCCCCGGCGTCGTCTGGGCCGGCTGCGAGCCGATTTCGGTCTGGAAGTCCACCGACGGCGGTGAGCACTTCGAACTCAACCGCGGCTTGTGGGACCACCCGCACCGCAGCGAATGGGGGGCCGGCTACGGCGGGGCCGCAGCCCACTCGATCGTCGTTGACCCCGGCGGCGAGAAGGTGCACGTCGCGATGAGCACCGGCGGCGTCTACCGCTCGCTCGACGGCGGTTCCTCCTGGGAGCCGCGGAACAAGGGGATCTCGGCCTACTTTATGCCCGATCCGAACCCCGAATTCGGCCAGTGCGTCCACAAGATCGCCGCGGACGCCGCCGTCGAGGGCCGCCTCTACGCCCAGAACCACCACGGCGTCTACCGCAGCGACGACGACGCCGAAAGCTGGGAGTCGATCGCCGAGGGCCTGCCGGCGGACTTCGGCTTTGTGATGCTCACGCATCCGCACCGCGCCGGCACGGCCTGGGTCATCCCGCTGAAGGCCGACGGGGAACGCATCCCGCCGGACGGCAAGCTCGCCGTGCACCGGACCGACGACGCCGGGGCGAGCTGGAAACGGCTGGATGACGGGCTGCCCGGGTTCGAGTTCAACGCTGTGCTCCGCGACGCGGCCTGCGTCGACGGGGCCGAACCCGCCGGGGTCTACTTCGGGACCCGCGGCGGCAGCGTCTACGCCAGCGCCGACGAGGGCGAACACTTCACCGAGGTGGCCTCGCACCTGCCGGACGTACTCTGTGTCCGGGCCGGGGCGCTGTCCGGCGCCCGGGTACAGGGCGGCCAAGACGAGGGCGCCCTCGCCGCGGCCGAGGTTTCCGGGTGAGGCGTCCCTTTGCCTGACATAAGTGTGGTGCTTCCCAGCGTTCTGCAGCCCCTGGCCGGCGGGCAGTCCGTCCTGACTGCGCCCGCCGACGGGGCCGTGAGCGTCCGGTGGCTGCTGGACTCGGTGGCCGCCGACTTCCCTGCGCTGTCCCGGCGGCTGCGGGACGAAACCGGTGCCGTCCGCCGCTTCGTGAATATCTACGTCAACGGGAACGAAATCCGGCGCCTGCAGGGCCTGGGCACCGAAGTGGCGCCGGGCCAGGAAGTGCTGATCATCCAGTCCGTGGCCGGCGGTTAGCCGGTCAGGCCACCCGCCAGAGGCTGCATTCGTCCGTGTTGACGGCCTTGCGGGTGCCCGACTGCCGGTCCAGGATCCAGACGACGCCGATTCCCGGTGCCGTCTCCTGCACGCAGCCGCGGCGGATCACAACGTCGTCGTAGTTCGGTCCCACCCGCAGCCGGGCCTCGATTTCATCGCCGCGGTGCAGCTGGTCAAGGGCGCGGACTCGGGTGATCTGGGCTTTGGCTTCCTTCAACATCGCTGGCCTCCTGGACTGGAGCTGGTGCCTGCTCTTGCCGGCCCTTCCAGTGTCCGGCGCCAATGTTGCCGCCGCGTTTCCGCCCGGTAAGCGCTGGGTTAGTTTTGCGGCCCGTCCCGTTGCGGAGGCTCCGGTTCCCGTCCGGCCGGGCACACCGGGGGATCGACGCGGGCGTTCCGCCGCGCCAGAATAGGGCCCATGCGACTGCCCCTGATGCCCCCGATCGCGCCGATGCTGGCGAAGGCCGTCGGCGCCCTGCCGGACGGGCCGATGAGTTTCGAGCCCAAGTGGGACGGCTTCCGCTCCATCATCTTCCGCGACGGCGACGAGGTGGAGATCGGCAGCCGCAACGGCAAACCCCTGACCCGCTACTTCCCGGAGCTGGTGGAGGCGCTGAAGCTGAACCTTCCGCCGCGCTGTGTGGTCGACGGCGAGATCGTCCTGGTGGGGGCCTCGGGGGACCGCCTCGACTTCGACGCGCTGCAGCAGCGGATCCACCCCGCCGCGAGCCGGGTTCGCCTCCTCGCTGACCAGACCCCCGCGAGCTTCGTCGCGTTCGACCTGCTGGCACTGGGCGAGGAGGATTTCACCGCCCGGCCATTCGAGGAGCGCCGCACGGCCCTCGAACGCGTGCTCGCGGACAGCTCCGCCCCGGTGCACCTGACCGCCGCGACCCTGGACCGGCACACCGCGGAACGGTGGTTCCGGCAGTTCGAGGGCGCCGGCCTGGACGGGATCGTGGCCAAGGCGCTTGCCTCCAGCTACCAGCCGGACAAGCGCACCATGTTCAAGGTCAAGCACGAACGCACCGCGGACTGTGTGCTGGCCGGTTACCGGGTGCACACCTCCGGCCCTGACCGGATCGGTTCACTGTTGCTGGGACTTTACGACGGGGAGGGCATCCTGGCCAGCGTCGGGGTGGTTGGCGCCTTCCCGATGCAGCGCCGCAAGGAACTGTTCGAGGAGCTCCAGCCGCTGGTCACCGATTTCGCCGACCACCCGTGGGCGTGGGACCGGCAGGAGGACGGCACCCGCACCCCGCGCAACGCCGAGGGCAGCCGCTGGAGCGGTGGCAAGGACCTGGGTTTCACGCCGCTGCGCCCGGAACGGGTGGTCGAAGTGAAGTATGACCATATGGAGGGTGAGCGGTTCCGGCACACCACCCAGTTCGTCCGCTGGCGGCCGGACCGGGACCCCGCCTCCTGCACCTACGCGCAGCTGGAGGAACCGGTCAGCTACGATCTGGCCGCGGTGCTGAACGCCGGCGGCCCGGCGTCCGGCGGCGGCTGAACCGCCCGCCGTCGGGCGTGCCGCCTGACGCTCCCGCCCGGTTCCTTCGCTCCCCACCCCGGCAACACGCGGAAAAGCCCGGCGTGTTCCTTGAACACACCGGGCTTTTCCCAAAGTAACCGGGCCGGAACGCACGCCGGGCCGGCGCGGGCCTCAGCGCAGGCCGAGTTCCTTGGTGGGAATCTTGAACGATTCCTTGGCGGTCAGCGCCGAGACGGCGGCGATGGCGCAGATGATCCCGGTGAAGATGGTGATCTGGACCCAGCCGCCGGGCTTGATGCCGCCCATGGCCGCCACGATCGCCGGGGCGAAGCCGGCCATCAGGAAGCCGAGCTGGGTGCCGATCGCCAGGCCGGAGAAGCGGACCTTCGTGCTGAACATCTCCGCGTAGAAGGAGGGCCAGACGGCGTTGGAGGCCGCGTAGCCGAACGAGAAGAAGCCGATTGCGGCCAGGAACATCAGCGCAACGCTGCCGGATTCGAGGCTGAGCAGGAAGACCGGGGTCAGCAGGGCACTGGCCAGCGCGCCGTAGATGAAGACCGGCTTGCGGCCAATCCGGTCGGCGAGCATGCCGAACAGCGGCTGGGTGCCGAGGGCGACCAGGTTGGCGCCCACTACGAGCCAGAGCGTGACCGTGCCGTCCACGTTGGCCACATTCTTGGCATAGCTGATGGCCAGGGTGCCGAACACGGTGGAGACGGCGGCGATGAAGGCGCAGGCGACCACGCGCAGCACATCGCGCCAGTGGTGCTTGAGCAGGTCGGCGACGGGGAGCTTGGAGATCTGGGCGGACTTCTGTGCTTCCTCGAAGGCCGGCGGCTCGTGCAGGGTGCGGCGGATGAAGAACGCGACCACCACAACGACGGCGCTGAGCCAGAACGGGATGCGCCAGCCGATGCCGTACTTGACCTCGTCCGGCAGCGCGAGGACGGGGATGAAGACCAGGGCGGCGAGGATCTGCCCGCCCTGGGTGCCGGTCAGGGTCCAGGAGGTGAAGAAGGAGCGGCGGTTGTCCGGGGCGTGCTCCAGAGTCATCGATGAGGCGCCGGCCTGCTCGCCGGCCGCGGAGAGGCCCTGGCAGAGCCTGGCGAGCACCAGCAGCGCGGGCGCCCACCAGCCGACGGTCTTGAAGTCCGGCAGGCAGCCTATCAGGAACGTGGAGGCGCCCATCAGCAGCAGGGTGAACATCAGGACCTTCCGGCGGCCCACCCGGTCCCCGAAGTGGCCAAGGATGACGGCGCCGACCGGCCGGGCCACGTAGGCGAAGCCGAAGGTGGCGAAGGACATAATCGCCGCGTTGGCGTCCGCGTCCGGGAAAAAGACCTTGGGGAAGATCAAGGCGGCGGCGGAACCGAAGATGAAGAAGTCGTAGTACTCGACGGCGCTGCCCAGGAAGCTGGCGAGGGCTGCCTTCTTTGGTGTCCCGGCCGGTGCGGCAGTGCCCGGCGTCGTAGACGGGAGAGTCTGGCTCATGGTGTTCCTTTGTGTGACGACGTTGTCGCGGATGGATCGGGAGGGTCTCGCCGGCCGGTGGCTTTAAGTGTGCGGCAGCCGGTGGACCGAGGAAAGACCCGGACTAGTAGCCACATGGTGGGAGCTACTTGTGCGATGTAGCAAGCATGGCTGTGACTGCCATCACTTGTCAACAAAAATAATCATCATCTAGCAATAGCTCTCACCATGTGAGAACATCAAGGCATGAGTGTGAACCAAGACACAGAGCCGGCCGCCGCTGCCGAAGCCCCCGGCGGCCCCCTGGGTGCAGCCGTAGATGCAGCCGAGACCTCGTCGACCGCACCTGCTGAGACCCCCGCCGCGCCCCCCGCCCCCGGGACAAAGAAGCCCGCCCGCGAGGACTCCCGCACGGACATGGTGGGCAAGGCCCTGGGGCTGCTGGTCCTGCTGGGGGACGAGCCGCGCGGCGCCAGCGCTGCCGAGCTCTCGCGCCGCGCCGACCTGCCGTTCAGCACCACGTACCGGCTGCTAGGATCGCTGACCCGGGACGGTTTTGTGGACTACGAGCCGGACGGCCGCCGCTACCACCTGGGGCTGCGGGTCTTCCAGCTCGGCCAGCGGGTGTCCAACCACCACGGCTTCGCCGGCACGGCCCTTCCCATCCTGCGCCGCGTCACCGAGGAATCCGGCGAGGCCACCATCCTGTCCGTGCGCGACGGTAACCACCACCTCACCGTCAACAAGGTCGACGGCCCGCAGACCTTCCGCGTCACCTCGGACCCCGGCCACCTGGGCGCCCTGCACACCACGTCGGTGGGCAAGGCTCTCATCGCTTTTGCCGACGACGCCACGCGGCGCCAGCTGGTGGAGGAGCTTGAGCTCGAGCCGCTGACGGAGCTTTCCATTACGGACCGGGACGCCTTCCGGGCCGAGATCGAGCTGGTCCGCCGGCGCGGCTACGCCACCATGGACGAGGAAAACGAGCTCGGCATGCGCGCCGTCGCCGTCCCGGTCTTCAACGCCCAGGGCCACGCCTTCGCCTCACTGGCCACCGCGGTCCCGGTCTTCCGGATGAGCATGGAAGCCCTCGTGGGCCTGGTGCCGCTGCTCCAATCCGCCGCGGCCGAGCTGTCGGCCCGGCTGCCCCAGCAGTAGCTGGTCATGTTCGTAATAAGAACAACAGTGCAATATGTGAACACTTGCGGTAATGTAATCCCCATCACCCGGCCCGCCGCCGTTCGCACCGCGGCCCGCCGAGTGCCGTTGTCAAAGGAGCTAGACGGATGAGCAACCGAGCAGAGTCCTTCCTCGTGGGCCTCGTAGGCGATGGCGTCATGCCGTCGCTCACGCCCCCTATGCACGAACGCGAGGGCGATGTGCAGGGCCTGCGGTACCTCTACCGCCCGATCGACCTCATTGAGCTCGGCCTCCCCGGCCAGGCCATCGGGGACCTCCTCACCTTCGCGCACCGCCTCGGCTTCAACGGCCTGAACGTCACCCACCCCTGCAAACAGCTGGTGCTGGAGCACCTCGACGAGGTCTCCCCGGATGCCCGGCGCCTTGGCGCGGTCAACACCGTGACCATCCGCGACGGCCGCTTCATCGGCCACAACACGGACTTCTCCGGGTTTGCCTCCGCGCTGGCCTCCGGCCTGCCGGGGGCCAAGCTGGACCGCGTGGTGCAGCTGGGAGCCGGCGGCGCCGGATCCGCCGTCGCCTACGCCCTGCTCACCGCCGGAGTCCGCCGCCTGGACCTGGTGGACACCGACGCGGCCCGCTGCGCCGAGCGGGCGGTCGAACTCGCCGGATTCTTCCCGGACAGTGTGGTCACGGCACGGACGACGGCGGAGCTCCCGGAGCTGATGCCGCTCGCCGACGGCCTGGTCCACTGCACGCCGGTGGGCATGGCCGCCCACCCCGGCGTCCCGCTGGAGCCGTCCCTGCTGGAGTCCCGGCACTGGGTCGCGGACATCGTCTACCGGCCCATCGAGACCGAACTGGTCCGCGAGGCCCGCGCCCGGGGTTGCGAGGTGCTCGACGGCGGCCGGATGGCCGTGGGACAGGCCGCCGACGCGTTCCGGATCTTCACCGGCCTCGACGCCGACGCGGACCGGATGCGCGCCCACTTCCTGGAGCTCGTCGCCGCCGAGGAGGTGGCGGCCTGATGCGCACCGGAATCGCCACCGTCTGCCTCGCCGGGACCCTGCGGGAGAAGATGCAGGCCTGCGCTATCGCCGGCTTCGACGGGATCGAGATCTTCGAGCAGGACCTTGTCACCTCGTCGCTGAGCCCGGAGCAGATCCGGTCGATGGCCGCGGACCTGGGCCTGACCCTAGACCTGTACCAGCCGTTCCGCGACTTCGACTCCGTGCCGGAGGAACTGCTCGCCGCCAACCTGCGCCGCGCCGAGGCCAAGTTCCGGCTGATGTCCCGGCTGGGCATGGACACCATCCTGGTCTGCTCCAACGTGGCCACCGCCAGCATCGACGACGACGGGCTGCGCGCCGCCCAGCTGTCCCGGCTCGCCGAACTCGCCGGCGAGCATGGGGTGAGGATCGCCTACGAGGCCCTGGCCTGGGGGAAGTACGTCAACGACTACGAGCACGCCCACCGCTTGGTGGAACTCGTGGACCACCCCTACCTGGGCACCTGCCTGGACTCCTTCCACATCCTGTCCCGGGACTGGGACACGGCGCCGATCGAGCGGTTCAACCCGGAAAAGATCTTCTTTGTGCAGGTGGCGGACGCCCCGAAGCTGTCCATGGACGTGCTGTCCTGGAGCCGGCACCACCGCGTCTTCCCGGGCGAGGGACAGTTCAAGCTCGCCAAGTTCATGGGCCACGTGGTCCGTGCCGGCTACACCGGCCCCGTCTCGCTGGAGGTCTTCAACGACGTCTTCCGGCAGTCCGACGTCGAACGCACCGCGGTGGATGCCATGCGCTCGCTGATCTGGCTCGAGGAACAAAGCGCCAGGTGGTTGGAGGCGAATCCGTCCCCGGCCGAAGCGGCTGCCGGCGCCGGCCGGCGCCGCCATCCGATGGAACTGGCCACGCTGCCGCGGGTGGCCGAGCCGGCCGGGTTCAACTTCGCCGAGGTCCGGGCCGCCGACACCGCTGCCCTGGAGACCCTGCTGGGCCAGCTGGGTTTCGGGTTCAACGGCCGGCACCGGACCAAGAATGTGCAATTGTGGACCATGGGCCACGCACGCGTGATCATCAACGAGGAAGCCCCCGCCGCCGCGGAAACCGCCATCGCCGCGGTCGGCTTCGACGTCGATTCCCCCGTGATTGCCGCCGCCCGGGCGCAGCAGCTGAAAGCCCCCGCGGTGCCGCGCAAGAGCCAGGCGGACGAGGAAGTCTTCCAGGGCTTCGCCGCGCCGGACTCCACCGAGATCTTCCTCTGCCAGGGCAGCCCGGACGGCGCACCCGCCTGGGTCAGCGAATTCGGCCCCGCCGGCGCTGAAACCGGCCCGGCCGCGGCTCCGCAGGCCGTGATCGACCACGTCAACCTCGCCCAGCCCTGGCAGCACTTTGACGAGGCCGTGCTGTTCTACACCAGCGCCCTGGCCCTGGAGCCGCAGCCGTACGCCGAGGTCGCGAGCCCCAGCGGGCTGGTCCGCTCCCAGGTGATGACCACCCGGGACGGGGGCGTGCGGCTGGTGCTGAACCTGGCCCCGCTGCTGCAGCAGGAGGGCGGCCCGGAGCAGGCCGGCACCGCGCCCGCCGGAACCCCGCGCCGGACCTACCAGGAGCACATTGCCTTCGCCGTGGACGACCTCGTGGCCACGGCCCGGGCCGCCCGCGGCCGCGGTTTGGAGTTCCTGCAGATCCCCGCGAACTACTACGAGGACCTGGACGCCCGCTTCGACCTGGACCCGGCGTTCCTGGCCACGCTGCGGGAGCTGAACCTGCTCTACGACCGCGACGCCGACGGCGAGTTCCTGCACTTCTACACCGCCACCGTCGGCAGTGTGTTCTTCGAAATGGTGGAACGCCGCGGCTCCTACGACGGCTACGGGGCACCCAACGCCCCGGTCCGGCACGCCGTCCAGTACGACCACCTGCACCAGCTGAAACTCACCGCCTGACCGCACCCGGCCAGGACAGACCCACCCCACCCAACGAAAGGAGGCTGCTGTGCCAGAAGAGATCAACCTCGAGATTTTCAACGCGGACCCGCTCACCGAGGACGTGTCCGACGCAGCGCCCGAGGCCACGTCAAAGCCCGCCGGCAAGGCGGTCCCGGCCCTGGACACCGCCGCGGAATCGCAGCAGATCCTCAGCGACGAGATGACGGCGCTCGGGGATGCCTACGCGCAGGCGCTCCGGAACGGCGCCCCGGCGGAAACCCAGCCGCGGCTGGACTACCCGCCGTAC harbors:
- a CDS encoding bifunctional sugar phosphate isomerase/epimerase/4-hydroxyphenylpyruvate dioxygenase family protein, whose protein sequence is MRTGIATVCLAGTLREKMQACAIAGFDGIEIFEQDLVTSSLSPEQIRSMAADLGLTLDLYQPFRDFDSVPEELLAANLRRAEAKFRLMSRLGMDTILVCSNVATASIDDDGLRAAQLSRLAELAGEHGVRIAYEALAWGKYVNDYEHAHRLVELVDHPYLGTCLDSFHILSRDWDTAPIERFNPEKIFFVQVADAPKLSMDVLSWSRHHRVFPGEGQFKLAKFMGHVVRAGYTGPVSLEVFNDVFRQSDVERTAVDAMRSLIWLEEQSARWLEANPSPAEAAAGAGRRRHPMELATLPRVAEPAGFNFAEVRAADTAALETLLGQLGFGFNGRHRTKNVQLWTMGHARVIINEEAPAAAETAIAAVGFDVDSPVIAAARAQQLKAPAVPRKSQADEEVFQGFAAPDSTEIFLCQGSPDGAPAWVSEFGPAGAETGPAAAPQAVIDHVNLAQPWQHFDEAVLFYTSALALEPQPYAEVASPSGLVRSQVMTTRDGGVRLVLNLAPLLQQEGGPEQAGTAPAGTPRRTYQEHIAFAVDDLVATARAARGRGLEFLQIPANYYEDLDARFDLDPAFLATLRELNLLYDRDADGEFLHFYTATVGSVFFEMVERRGSYDGYGAPNAPVRHAVQYDHLHQLKLTA